A window from Xiphophorus maculatus strain JP 163 A chromosome 17, X_maculatus-5.0-male, whole genome shotgun sequence encodes these proteins:
- the stab2 gene encoding stabilin-2 isoform X1 yields MFWVGFQEAGGGGSPEKSLSDRVGQQTGSEPEEMEVLLSFQLLVLMMTAVASQQNFCSNSTVLRTQTACHSCSISMFVQCPTGFRRSPESLASGCKYQIRTSSLQLAVSGCSFQCFQQVEMKSCCPGYWGPDCTECPDGADRPCSGRGVCSDGLGGNGTCSCQVGFVGTACEDCSPGRYGSTCSSECSCVHGLCSSGLKGDGRCTCFSGYRGPRCDQELPECAALSCQQNSRCMEEALTGRLVCQCLPGYEKSGSQCLAKNPCLRPVCHSWASCAHTGPDQHHCTCNQGYSGDGQVCMPIDPCQTQNGRCSARTTRCIYDGPGKSHCECLPGFETLADGSCNLKDVCKPDSCHQNANCSTVGPGRVRCACLQGYIGNGKVCFGNIMERLRELNTQPGKEWSGQLSNAISLFDSLSWPLQNLGPFTVFVPVNRGFKGTSIQTLTADSSKAKYLCKMHLVAGSMPSSTLMKTDVFYTLSGKAGETEMSGRGGQIRIRIHGSRKRGEVIKSDLAASNGLVHIITKLMDSVPATVESRPDENLMKIISDYGKLETFKSLLEQADLASVMDLPQPVTVFTPTTEAFNGMKEGHLQFLRSTEGRSKLTEFLRNHIVPSTSLEVYNIVSSPTIVTMANQVLIINVTENGQILVNGAAVLEAAVEAKNGRLYVMNGVLTPPSIQPLLPHRCDITETKIIKGECVSCAKVHLFQCSSGVYTGTSYSGCLYNLFADESPIKVPFRGCTPLCTANVTTPACCKGFYGPDCSPCPGGFNTPCSGRGQCVEGIRGNGSCICEPNFRGSRCQYCSSFNKYGPNCDRTCPCVHGQCDNRPDSDGRCKLDSCLRGFTGRFCERQTSVCGGLAQFCHAHADCDFTDGSPRCVCKAGFQGDGITCVESDPCAPPLRGGCSVNAKCIKTGPGTHTCQCLTGWTEDGNECQPINNCDGPDGGGCHPNASCIYVGPGQSDCACKAGYMGNGHACEAVNQCVTANGGCHFRASCLLLSSQWTCVCDDGYAGDGLLCYGTVDQELMVLQNASDFFRWTMDSGLSRSLSDQNLTLLVPTSAAVAQMSPMDRSFWTMKGNLPSLIRNHVLPGVFSSSTLRNISSVTSLLTSSLPVSTSQEITSVGGATVIASDSAATNGLIHLINKVLVPDKKLSEGLLAVLALRPEFSLFRSYLIEYNLTKEIELAEEFTVFAPTDSAITQYLQQVAAPALDSNMTRYHVVLAERLLKTDLQPGGYRETLLGFPFQIGIYPRDGKLFVNDAQINSSNLLCGKGVIHGLSAVLHINRNRCDKLTYSKVKGSCGNCLLPKTQKCPSGTDHDKSVRMRSCLYRHTIEGESHMTIGCIATCLRKNIERRCCEGFFGEHCEPCPGPKGQACFGNGLCSDGVNGTGVCKCNKDFHGTACESCQSGKYGVHCDQDCRCKNGLCNEGLNGDGTCECDVGWRGVRCDEKIESKADELCGSVKCHSSANCAVQTSGSRCLCAAGFEGNGTFCKAVDPCLVKNGGCSLSGVCKRTRPGSRDCVCGRGYAGDGFVCVEINPCLEGNGGCHAKAECIHVGPNKTSCVCSKGYSGDGQNCTIVNLCAKKNGGCHHFAQCNMTGPGIRTCTCSENFVGDGFKCKSTVDRELRYKGSSNFYFSLVMMEITLKGRGPFTVFAPNAQAIKSNNSLVRAIVKHRETFANVLRGHIVMCHTLLPDDLYQTRNLTSLSGFVLTTRSTQGKITINEANLTNSDDISVNGIIHEIDSVLLPPNLNRDNILLIPNPTEVNLTDVAERHGYKTFYKLLKDTGVMDLIDNVIFHPVTIFLPSDDVMASLPQQQKEFLFHQQNRAQLQEYLKYHVMISQKVYAEGLIYLESGRTLQGSALSFSCGGPDKIGEIYVNDGSCRITERHLVFRAGIAYGIDCLLIPPSLGGRCDEQTVLDLKMNCGPCTRTATLCPRGTVKKEVENCDLPTLFVSKNSGCQPTCTINFWHPKCCSGFYGRNCLVCPGGVHSPCSKQGKCDDGHLGTGTCTCDTGFKGTACEMCREGFYGPGCKACNCSDHGSCDDGLQGTGLCFCDEGWTGERCDIQQTEVFQCSPACSSKAVCQENNTCICRPFHVGDGVTCTVVDMCKIWNGGCAREAKCSQREEKVSCTCPQDHSGDGFTCLPVDPCASGDNGGCSEHATCTMTAPGKKRCTCKDNYMGDGVSCELKQLPISRCLLDNGGCHPDATCTDLHFEDATLGVFHYRSAKGQYKLDYTAAQQGCRAEGATLANYTQLSYAQQGGLNMCAAGWLDQARVAYPTTYFNPNCGFGHVGIVDYGTRKNLSETWDAFCYRMKEVLCVCKPGYIGDGLICTGNLLQVLRSTPTFSNFLIQILKYSEVSESGRRFVKSLSKLEVQSTLFVPENSGLPENLTLSPRDIEFHLSEGQALPLSQLKNNSQIRTRVGSLSVLGVANLLNPSALASCFINDRFVTDSDIRASNGIIHVLQGPLEAPPPRPDQMHSAHQAGMGVGVVLLILLVVGAIFVGCRFYHHSSKPFQFHYFKDDDREEEPAAETTNYSRSISNPVYEAGPEPAVPEPSRSNGSGPTGSPEPSVQVEDRQLNLDPVCRVRTTPTAIIHQRP; encoded by the exons AGTGTTTAG CCAAGAACCCGTGTCTCCGGCCGGTCTGCCATTCCTGGGCTTCCTGTGCCCACACTGGACCGGACCAGCACCACTGCACCTGCAACCAAGGCTACAGCGGCGACGGACAGGTCTGCATGCCAATCGATCCTTGTCAGACCCAAAACGGACGATGCTCTGCCAGGACCACCCGCTGCATTTATGATGGACCGGGAAAG TCCCACTGCGAGTGTCTACCAGGCTTTGAGACGCTGGCGGACGGCAGCTGCAACCTGAAGGACGTCTGCAAACCCGACTCCTGTCACCAGAACGCCAACTGCTCCACGGTGGGACCGGGTCGGGTCCG GTGCGCCTGTCTCCAGGGCTACATCGGGAACGGGAAGGTTTGCTTTGGGAACATCATGGAGCGTCTCAGGGAACTGAACACACAGCCTGGGAAGGAATGGAGCGGCCAGCTGAGCAACGCCATCTCTCTGTTCG ATTCTCTGTCTTGGCCTCTTCAGAACCTGGGTCCGTTTACGGTTTTTGTTCCAGTGAATCGAGGTTTCAAGGGAACCTCT ATACAGACTCTGACTGCAGACTCATCCAAAGCTAAGTACCTGTGTAAGATGCACCTGGTTGCTGGTTCAATGCCGTCCTCCACTCTGATGAAGACGGATGTCTTCTACACGCTGTCCGGAAAGGCAGGAGAGACGGAGATGTCTGGCAGG GGCGGTCAGATCAGAATCCGTATCCATGGCAGCAGGAAGCGAGGTGAGGTCATCAAGTCGGACCTGGCAGCGTCCAACGGACTCGTCCACATCATCACGAAGCTGATGGACAGCGTCCCGGCCACCGTGGAGAGCAGGCCAGAT GAGAACTTGATGAAAATCATCTCTGACTATGGCAAATTGGAGACGTTCAAGTCCCTGCTGGAG CAAGCTGACCTGGCCTCTGTGATGGACCTCCCTCAACCCGTCACGGTCTTCACTCCGACTACTGAAGCATTTAACGGCATGAAGGAGGGTCACCTGCAGTTCCTCCGCAGTACAGAG GGTCGCAGCAAGCTGACAGAGTTCCTCCGGAACCACATCGTCCCGTCCACCTCG CTGGAGGTCTACAACATTGTGTCCAGCCCCACCATTGTGACAATGGCCAACCAGGTCCTGATCATCAACGTAACAGAAAAC GGTCAGATTCTGGTCAACGGAGCGGCCGTTCTGGAGGCAGCCGTGGAGGCCAAGAATGGACGGCTGTACGTGATGAACGGAGTCTTGACTCCACCCTCCATCCAACCTTTGCTGCCTCACAggtgtgacatcacagagacCAAGATCATCAAG GGTGAATGTGTCAGCTGCGCCAAGGTCCACCTGTTCCAGTGCTCATCAGGAGTCTACACA GGCACCTCCTACTCCGGGTGTCTTTACAACCTCTTCGCTGACGAATCCCCCATCAAGGTCCCATTCAGAGGTTGCACACCACTCTGCACCGCGAATGTAACG ACTCCAGCCTGCTGTAAAGGTTTCTACGGTCCGGACTGCTCTCCTTGTCCAGGTGGCTTCAACACACCCTGCTCCGGACGTGGCCAG TGTGTGGAGGGCATCAGAGGAAATGGGTCGTGTATCTGTGAACCCAACTTCAGAGGCTCTCGCTGTCAGTACTGCTCCTCCTTCAACAAATATGGTCCAAACTGTGACAGAA CTTGTCCCTGCGTCCATGGACAGTGTGACAACCGTCCAGACTCAGATGGACGATGTAAGCTGGACTCTTGTCTTCGAGGTTTCACCGGTCGGTTCTGTGAGCGACAGACATCTGTCTGTGGAGGCCTGGCCCAGTTCTGCCATGCCCACGCTGACTGTGACTTCACTGATGGGTCACCCAG GTGTGTTTGTAAAGCTGGTTTCCAAGGCGATGGGATCACCTGTGTGGAGTCGGATCCCTGTGCTCCGCCTCTCCGAGgcggctgcagtgtgaac GCAAAATGTATAAAGACAGGCCCAGGTACTCACACCTGCCAGTGTCTTACTGGCTGGACAGAGGACGGAAACGAGTGTCAACCCATAAACAACTGTGATGGTCCTGATGGGGGAGGCTGCCACCCAAACGCCTCCTGCATCTACGTTGGACCTGGACAG AGTGACTGTGCCTGTAAGGCCGGCTATATGGGGAACGGACACGCCTGTGAGGCTGTCAACCAGTGTGTGACGGCTAACGGAGGCTGCCACTTCAGG GCCAGCTGTCTCCTGCTGTCCTCACAGTGGACATGTGTCTGTGACGATGGGTATGCTGGAGACGGACTCCTGTGCTATGGTACCGTCGACCAG GAGCTGATGGTTCTGCAGAACGCCTCAGACTTCTTCCGCTGGACCATG GACTCCGGCCTGTCTCGCTCTTTATCGGATCAGAACCTGACTCTCCTGGTACCAACATCCGCTGCCGTCGCTCAGATGTCCCCAATGGACAGGAGCTTCTGGACAATGAAGGGAAACCTGCCGAGCCTCATCAG AAACCACGTCCTGCCCGGcgtcttctcctcctccacacTGAGGAACATCTCATCAGTGACCTCTCTGCTGACCTCATCGCTTCCTGTATCAACCAGCCAGGAG ATCACATCAGTTGGAGGAGCAACCGTCATCGCTTCAGACAGCGCTGCCACCAACGGCCTGATCCATCTTATTAACAAG GTTCTGGTGCCTGACAAGAAGCTGAGCGAAGGTCTGCTGGCCGTGCTCGCTCTGAGGCCAGAGTTCTCGCTCTTCCGATCCTACCTCATC gAGTACAACCTGACGAAGGAGATCGAGCTGGCCGAGGAGTTCACCGTGTTCGCCCCAACAGACTCTGCCATCACACAATAcctccagcaggtggcagcaccTGCCTTG GATAGCAACATGACCCGTTATCATGTGGTTCTGGCGGAGCGCCTGCTAAAGACTGACCTTCAGCCTGGAGGATACAGGGAGACGCTCCTCGGATTTCCCTTCCAGATCGGGATCTACCCTCGAGACGGAAAG CTGTTTGTGAACGATGCTCAGATAAACTCCTCCAACCTGCTGTGTGGTAAAGGAGTGATTCACGGTCTGTCAGCGGTTCTTCACATCAACAGAAACCGCTGTGACAAACTGACATACAGTAAAGTAAAG GGGTCATGTGGAAACTGTTTATTGCCCAAAACCCAAAAATGTCCCAGTGGCACCGACCATGAT AAATCGGTGAGGATGAGGAGCTGCCTGTATAGACACACCATCGAAGGAGAATCCCATATGACCATCGGCTGCATAGCAACCTGCCTCCGGAAGAACATT GAACGCAGGTGTTGTGAAGGGTTTTTCGGAGAGCACTGTGAGCCTTGTCCGGGTCCGAAGGGACAGGCCTGTTTCGGTAATGGACTGTGCTCAGACGGGGTCAACGGCACCGGAGTCTGTAAGTGCAACAAGGACTTCCATGGGACGGCCTGTGAATCCTGTCAGAGCGGAAAATACGGAGTTCACTGTGATCAAG ACTGTCGGTGTAAGAACGGACTCTGTAACGAGGGCCTGAACGGAGACGGGACCTGCGAGTGTGACGTCGGCTGGAGAGGCGTTCGCTGTGATGAAA AAATTGAATCCAAAGCTGATGAACTATGTGGTTCTGTGAAATGTCATAGCAGCGCAAA CTGTGCAGTTCAAACATCTGGATCTCGGTGTCTGTGTGCTGCTGGGTTTGAGGGAAATGGGACATTCTGTAAAG CTGTAGACCCGTGTCTGGTGAAGAACGGCGGCTGCAGTCTGTCTGGGGTTTGTAAACGGACCCGACCCGGCAGCAGAGACTGTGTCTGTGGGCGCGGCTATGCTGGAGatgggtttgtgtgtgtgg AGATAAATCCATGCCTGGAGGGGAATGGAGGATGCCATGCTAAAGCAGAGTGTATCCATGTTGGACCAAACAAA ACTTCGTGCGTCTGCAGCAAAGGTTACTCAGGTGATGGACAGAACTGCACCATTGTCAACTTGTGTGCAAAG aaaaatggCGGCTGCCACCACTTTGCCCAGTGCAACATGACAGGACCTGGCATTCGGACCTGCACCTGCTCTGAAAACTTTGTTGGAGATGGTTTCAAGTGCAAAAGCACCGTGGACAGG GAGCTGAGGTACAAAGGGTCCAGCAACTTTTACTTCAGTTTGGTG ATGATGGAGATTACCCTGAAAGGTCGTGGTCCGTTCACCGTCTTTGCTCCAAATGCTCAGGCCATCAAATCTAACAACTCCTTG gtaAGAGCTATTgtgaaacacagagaaacttTCGCCAATGTGCTGCGGGGCCACATCGTCATGTGTCACACTTTGCTGCCTGACGACCTGTACCAAACCCGAAACCTGACCAGTTTGTCCGGATTCGTCCTCACCACTCGTTCCACCCAG GGTAAAATCACCATCAACGAGGCTAATTTGACCAACAGCGACGACATCAGTGTTAACGGCATCATCCATGAAATTGACTCCGTTCTGTTACCACCCAACCTTAACAGAGACAATATCCTGCTCATTCCA aatcCAACAGAGGTAAACCTGACAGACGTGGCTGAAAGACATGGTTATAAAACCTTCTACAAGCTTCTGAAG GACACAGGTGTGATGGACCTGATAGACAATGTGATTTTCCATCCAGTGACAATCTTCCTgccatctgatgatgtcatggccTCTCTGCCACAGCAGCAAAAGGAATTCTTGTTCCATCAACAAAATCGAGCGCAGCTCCAGGAGTACCTGAAGTATCACGTCATGATAAGCCAGAAG gTTTATGCAGAAGGATTGATCTATCTGGAGTCCGGTCGGACTCTGCAGGGTTcagctctctctttctcctgcGGCGGTCCGGATAAAATT GGAGAAATCTACGTTAATGACGGATCATGTCGGATCACTGAGAGGCATCTGGTGTTCAGAGCTGGGATTGCATATGGAATAGACTGTCTGCTGATCCCACCCAGCCTTGGGGGGCGCTGTGACGAACAGACAGTGTTAGATCTCAAG ATGAACTGCGGTCCATGCACAAGAACTGCTACTCTCTGTCCCAGAGGAACCGTGAAAAAG gAAGTTGAGAACTGTGATCTTCCAACCTTGTTCGTCAGTAAAAACTCTGGCTGTCAACCCACCTGTACCATCAACTTCTGGCATCCAAAGTGTTGTTCTGGTTTCTATGGGAGAAACTGTCTGG TGTGTCCTGGAGGAGTCCATTCCCCCTGCAGTAAACAAGGTAAATGCGATGATGGCCACCTTGGTACCGGCACCTGTACCTGTGACACAGGTTTTAAGGGCACGGCCTGCGAGATGTGCAGAGAGGGGTTCTACGGTCCCGGCTGTAAAG CCTGCAACTGCTCGGATCACGGGTCATGTGACGACGGACTCCAGGGGACGGGTTTGTGCTTCTGTGATGAAGGGTGGACCGGAGAACGATGTGACATTCAGCAAA CTGAGGTATTCCAGTGCTCTCCAGCCTGCTCTTCAAAGGCCGTCTGTCAGGAAAACAACACCTGCATCTGTCGACCGTTCCACGTAGGAGACGGAGTCACCTGCACAG TGGTGGACATGTGTAAGATCTGGAATGGTGGTTGTGCCAGAGAAGCTAAATGTTCTCAGAGAGAGGAGAAGGTGAGCTGCACGTGTCCTCAGGACCACTCTGGAGACGGCTTCACATGTCTACCTGTGGACCCTTGTGCCAGCGGGGACAACGGCGGCTGCAGCGAGCACGCCACCTGCACCATGACGGCTCCG GGGAAGAAAAGGTGCACCTGTAAGGACAACTACATGGGAGACGGAGTTAGCTGTGAGCTCAAACAGCTGCCAATCAGCCGCTGTCTCCTGGACAATGGAGGATGCCACCCAGATGCTACATGTACTGACCTCCACTTTGAAG ATGCAACGCTGGGCGTGTTCCACTACCGTTCAGCTAAAGGTCAGTACAAGCTGGACTACACCGCAGCTCAGCAGGGCTGCAGGGCAGAGGGAGCCACCCTAGCAAACTACACTCAGCTTTCCTATGctcagcag GGTGGACTGAACATGTGTGCTGCTGGCTGGTTGGACCAAGCCCGGGTCGCCTACCCCACTACCTACTTTAATCCCAACTGTGGTTTTGGACACGTGGGCATCGTGGACTACGGCACCCGGAAAAACCTGAGTGAGACCTGGGATGCCTTCTGCTACAGGATGAAGG AGGTGCTGTGTGTCTGTAAACCAGGTTACATTGGCGATGGACTCATCTGTACAGGAAACCTGCTGCAGGTCCTCAGGTCCACTCCCACCTTCTCCAACTTTCTGATC CAAATCCTGAAATACTCTGAGGTGTCCGAGTCTGGAAGAAGGTTTGTGAAGAGCCTCAGTAAGCTGGAAGTCCAGTCCACCCTGTTTGTCCCAGAGAACAGCGGTCTGCCGGAGAACCTG ACCCTTTCCCCACGGGACATCGAGTTCCACCTGTCTGAGGGTCAGGCTCTTCCTCTGAGCCAACTGAAGAACAACAGCCAGATCAGGACTCGGGTTGGCAGTCTGTCAGTCCTTGGGGTTGCCAATCTTCTCAACCCGTCAGCTCTG GCTTCCTGTTTCATTAACGACCGCTTCGTCACCGACTCAGACATTCGTGCTTCTAACGGGATCATCCACGTCCTCCAGGGGCCTCTGGAAGCTCCTCCTCCCCGTCCAGAC CAGATGCATTCAGCCCACCAGGCTGGGATGGGAGTGGGAGTGGTTCTCCTGATCCTTCTGGTGGTGGGAGCCATCTTTGTTGGATGCCGGTTCTACCACCACAGCAGCAAACCCTTCCAGTTCCACTACTTCAAG GACGACGACAGAGAAGAAgaacctgcagctgaaacaaCAAACTACAGCCGCAGCATCTCTAACCCGGTCTATGAAGCGGGTCCAGAACCAGCAGTTCCGGAACCGAGCCGGTCCAATGGATCCGGGCCCACTGGGAGTCCAGAGCCGTCTGTTCAG GTGGAGGACAGACAGCTGAATCTGGACCCGGTCTGCCGGGTCAGAACCACTCCTACAGCTATCATCCATCAGAGACCCTGA